A stretch of Mastomys coucha isolate ucsf_1 unplaced genomic scaffold, UCSF_Mcou_1 pScaffold3, whole genome shotgun sequence DNA encodes these proteins:
- the LOC116074835 gene encoding olfactory receptor 14J1-like produces MSVENVTTMSGFLLMGFSDNHELQILHALLFLVAYLFGSAGNFIIITITTLDPQLQSPMYYFLKHLSILDLSSLSVTVPQYVDISLTGNGYISYGQCMMQVFFFTAFAWGEVAILTVMSYDRYVAVCFPLHYEVIMCPRKCRWAVTAVWLSSGIPGTLYIATIFSIRFCRAKIIHQFFCDVPPLLKLSCSNDYLVIVGVADFLSAMAFACFIGIVISYVHIFSTVLRMPSAESRSKVFSTCLPHLFVVSLFLSTGIFAYLNPTSDSPTALEFLFSIFYTVLPPTLNPVIYSLRNEKIKSVVRKLLLSTKFTA; encoded by the coding sequence ATGAGTGTGGAAAATGTAACCACAATGAGTGGATTTCTCCTCATGGGATTCTCTGACAACCATGAGCTGCAGATCTTGCATGCTTTGCTCTTCCTGGTGGCATACCTGTTCGGCTCAGCAGGAAActtcatcattatcaccatcacaaCACTGGACCCACAGCTCCAGTCTCCAATGTATTACTTTCTGAAGCACCTTTCCATTCTGGACCTCTCATCCCTCTCTGTCACAGTTCCCCAGTATGTTGATATTTCACTGACAGGAAATGGCTACATTTCATATGGCCAGTGCATGATGCAGGTTTTTTTCTTCACAGCTTTTGCCTGGGGTGAGGTGGCCATTCTCACAGTGATGTCATATGATCGGTATGTAGCTGTTTGTTTTCCTCTCCATTATGAGGTCATCATGTGTCCCAGAAAGTGTAGGTGGGCTGTGACAGCTGTATGGCTAAGCAGTGGCATTCCAGGAACCCTGTATATAGCAACCATATTCTCTATCAGGTTCTGTAGGGCCAAAATAATTCATCaattcttctgtgatgttcccccATTGCTCAAGCTCTCCTGCTCTAATGATTACCTTGTAATAGTGGGAGTGGCTGATTTTCTGTCTGCAATGGCCTTTGCCTGCTTTATTGGGATTGTCATCTCCTATGTCCACATATTCTCCACAGTTCTCAGGATGCCCTCTGCTGAAAGCAGGTCTAAGGTCTTCTCTACTTGCCTTCCCCACCTTTTTGTTGTCTCATTGTTTCTTTCGACAGGCATATTTGCATATCTAAACCCAACCTCAGACTCTCCAACTGCTTTAGAGTTCTTATTCTCTATCTTTTATACAGTACTACCTCCAACTCTCAACCCTGTTATTTACAGTCTGAGAAATGAGAAGATAAAGAGTGTTGTAAGGAAGTTATTGCTCAGTACAAAATTCACTGCTTAG
- the LOC116074888 gene encoding olfactory receptor 14J1-like: MIVENVTTMSGFLLMGFSDNHELQILHALFFLVAYLFGSAGNFIIITITTLDPQLQSPMYYFLKHLSILDLSSLSVTVPQYVDISLAGSGYISYSQCMLQIFFFAAFAWGELAILTVMSYDRYVAVCLPLHYEVIMCPRKCRWAVTVVWLSSGIPGTLYIATIFSIRFCRAKIIHQFFCDVPQLLKLSCSNDYLVIMGVADFLSAIGFACFIGIVISYVHIFSTVLRMPSAESRSKVFSTCLPHLFVVSLFLSTGSCAYLNPTSDSPTALEFLFSVFYTVLPPSLNPVIYSLRNETIKSIVMKLLFSTKFTG; the protein is encoded by the coding sequence atgatTGTGGAAAATGTAACCACAATGAGTGGATTTCTCCTCATGGGGTTCTCTGACAACCATGAACTGCAGATCTTGCATGCTTTGTTCTTCTTGGTGGCATACCTGTTTGGCTCAGCAGGAAACTTCATCATTATCACTATCACAACACTGGACCCACAGCTCCAGTCTCCAATGTATTACTTTCTAAAGCACCTTTCCATTCTAGACCTCTCATCCCTCTCTGTCACAGTTCCCCAGTATGTTGATATTTCACTGGCTGGAAGTGGCTACATTTCATATAGTCAGTGCATgctgcagatttttttctttgcagctttTGCCTGGGGTGAGCTGGCCATTCTAACAGTGATGTCATATGATCGGTATGTAGCTGTTTGTCTTCCTCTCCACTATGAGGTCATCATGTGTCCCAGAAAGTGTAGGTGGGCTGTGACAGTTGTGTGGCTCAGCAGTGGCATTCCAGGAACCCTGTATATAGCAACCATATTCTCTATCAGATTCTGTAGGGCCAAAATTATTCATCAATTCTTCTGTGATGTCCCCCAGTTGCTCAAGCTCTCCTGCTCTAATGATTACCTTGTAATAATGGGAGTGGCTGATTTTCTGTCTGCAATAGGCTTTGCCTGCTTTATTGGGATTGTCATCTCCTATGTCCACATATTCTCCACAGTTCTCAGGATGCCCTCTGCTGAAAGCAGGTCTAAGGTCTTCTCTACTTGCCTTCCTCACCTTTTTGTTGTCTCATTGTTTCTTTCTACAGGCTCCTGTGCATATCTAAACCCAACCTCAGACTCTCCAACTGCTTTAGAgttcttattttctgtcttttatacaGTACTACCTCCATCTCTAAATCCTGTTATTTACAGTTTGAGAAATGAGACCATAAAGAGTATTGTAATGAAGTTATTGTTCAGTACAAAATTCACTGGTTAG